In the genome of Passer domesticus isolate bPasDom1 chromosome 2, bPasDom1.hap1, whole genome shotgun sequence, the window taaaaatactgaatactgaataaagataatttaattcctatttatttaaatgtttagTTCATCATTTATTTGTCAAATTTGTGCAGCCTCTGTTGACCAGGAGCTGCCCTTTTAGCTCAAAGAGCATGACATAGGAGCAAACATCATTGCTGTTGTGAGCCTTTTTCAGGATTTTCTGAGTAACCTCTCCAGGTCATTGGGGTTGAAACATTTGTAGAATTACAAGTGCAGAATCACTTCAGTTTTTAACCCCATGTTGTGACTTCACTCTaaattaaggaaaataattagAAAGCTGTTTCCTGCAATGCTGTGCCCAAGGATAATTCTGATAAAGATTTCTAAATGCAAGTGAGAATTTGCATGATCTGTGTGCAAATGCCATGAACAGTTCCTTCATATTGCATAATTTTAtcccttttttattatttttaagagCTAATTAATagaatttctcttttcaaaAAGAGATCATCATTTCCTGAAGGTTGCTGttcaaaatgttaaaataaccCAACTGAAAGCAGTTGATATTAACACCTCATGAGAACTCTTCTAACCATTTCAACTTACTCGTTTCAGGTGATGCTGTGAGCACATGAAGAGTGTGCAGGGACTCTTGGCTGCCTCTGTGATTTCCATCCAGAATTCCTGCTTCATCTATCCTGCCTGTCAAAattgcttttccaggctgatACTGGATTCCAGGAGGTATGTCCTGTTTTGGGAATCATGTACTGATTTCCATTAACTTGGGGATGTCTGTTAGCTGAACACTAAACAAAGTGGTGAAAATCCAGCCCCTCCAGATCAAatcctgattttattttttttcatttcattctaCATGTGCAGAGCACCTGGTAGTCCTATATGCCTCTTCACTGAGTGCATGTCCAGAAAGGGATgagctttcttttttaattgcagTGGTGGGTGAAATCTCTGACACACAGAAGAACAGTAAATCAATGAATGTCAGCACTAAATGGAAGGAGCTGACTTTGTAAAACAAGGATATCTGTTGTTTCAGATACTGAAGTACAAAATAACAGTGCTGTTtcctgattattttttaaacctAGGTATTTATACTCAAGCTGTaggaagaaaaatcccaaaccagaATGAAATGTGAGAAAAATGCGCGCAGGAAATTCAAAATTGCACCCCAACAATCTCTCAAAACCCACTGTCCCTTCAATTTCACAACAGGCTAGCATTTAATAAATCAGTGAAAGAAACCAGAGGCATTCTGTCATAATACACACATCTTGCTCTGAGCCTTTGGTAAGATTAATGCCTCAAGGAgtaaagaataaggaaaaaatctTACAGTTTTTAATGGAATATTTGATACATTATAGTAGTAATATTTACGGCTGCAGATAAATTCTTGCCTCAGCAGTGATGAACAGAAGTTCATCTATTCAATCTTTTTTATCCTTCTACTGTCTTTTGTCAGGTTCATCTGTCTAAAATGTGGCTGCACAGGTGAAGCTAAAGATGCAAGCTACAGATATAGATTGTCCCTAAAGATTGCTGACACTAATGATTTGTTTGACATCACTGTTTTTGGAAGTTGCTTAGATCCATTCTTTGGGGTCACCGCAGAGAATCTGCAGAGGTAAGGAATAGATTGTCTGACCATATATCTGCTGCTATTTATTCAGCCTAAAAAAAAGCTGCAATGAGCCTAGATGGTGGGAAGTAACTGCTGAAGTGCTCCCTTCCAGCATTTTCTTGGTACCCATCACCTTGAGAAAGTGTGGAAGTTTGTTTCTTCCTGAAATCTTGATGTTTTGAGATGGATTACTTCTAGGTAGTAGAAGAAATCCTCCACTTGTCTATTGAAGGCTGCTACTACCTGTTAAGTGAGCCTCACTGCTTGATTGGTTTGGCTTCTTCTTTGtgtcctttctccttttttttgaGATGATTGAATTTCCTTTGTTTAAGTAAGTTGGCTTTTCTAGATAGAGCCtctggattttattttctaagaGTTTGAATGCACCTTGTGACTATTTGGCACTATGACCAAAGAAGGGATTTCTTTCCTGAAGAAAGAAGGAATTTCTAAGAAAGTCTGTTAGTCCTCAGACCATGACCACCCACATTATAGGTTTCAGATTTTCTAAAATCtgaaacaacaaacaacaaaatgTGAAACTGCCAGGATGGGATATTCAGATAGATTCCCTGCTTCTTTCCCTAGTCTTTTACTTTCCCAATGCCTGGCTCAAAGATGAATTGTTTGTAGTGGCATATTAGCAGATTAATGACATGCTCATGACAAGCATTCTGCCCTACACTGCTGTACTGCTGTTAGCTGTGAAAAGCAGTTATTTCCAAGTCTTACATGGATACCACCATGCTGTAAAGGCTGGGCAGGAAGGATGTGTAAGGAATAGCAGCATCTTGACCAGCATTGTACAGTCACCGTGTTGGCAGAAAAATCACAACCACGTGGGGAACACCTGAAAGTTGTGTGTGTATTAAACTTGTTCAGAGTGGTTGTTTTGCTTACTTTATCTCACTAACAAGTTAGGTGAACTAAAGAATTTAATTTACAGGTTCAtggttttcctgttttcattGTGAGTTTAGTTGAAGCTAGCACAAAATCTTTTCCTTACCATGTGTTCTCATTAACACTATATTACAGCTAAAATGCTACATAAGGCTTCTTCCTCTGTTGGTCCAGTACTTCCATGTGTTTTTATTCTAGGTATATTCAAGACTTCAATCAGCTGTCAGGAGAAACAAACACAGAGTCAACTACAAGAGCATTGGTTCAAGCAGTGGAAACCTGTTTCATTGGAAAAAGGTTTATATTTGGAGTGAAGGTAACTTTTAATCCACATTATGACCTTTTAGTGAGTTTCTGTTGCCAGTTAGGGGCATAGACTGAGTTATCAAAGCTTCATGTACAGCTTCTTTTGGGAATTTGAGAAAATATAAGGCTAGGATATGAGAAGGATTCTGCTTCTTTTCCCCAAAACTCCTGtcgttttgggttttttttgaatgaGTCACATCCAAAAATCATCTTGAATGGCAATAGTCAGCTTAACAGCTTGTCAGGGTGCTTTTTGGAGAGCCTGAGCAATGCCAGCTCCTGTGCATATCAGTAACAGCTTGGAGCCTGTAAAAAAACCATGTACGGTTGGAGCAAGAAACAGACTCTCTGTCCAAGCACTGCCCTACCTTTCCTATGCCATGTATTCTCCTTTCCAGTCTAAAATGTAAGGACAAGCACATCCCCTtgtagcattttaatatttctggaTTTAAGAGCATTTTCAAAATGTTGTTAAAGTACAGCTGTTCAACATCTGCACTGGTGGCTCTTTTAAGTGTTGAACACACTTTGAAATATTAGTTCTTAGCAGTATTTATATAGAAACAGTCTTCAAAGTTCTCTTCAAGTGGTGCTTATGTGAGTCATTCATATTATGAAATCTGTGAACTAAATCCTACCTGGCAGGTGTTTTGCCTCTCCCACAGGTTGTATCTGAACTGAGATTTTTCCTGATGTACAGCTTATTACTGATCTTAAGTAATGGAAGTTGGAGAACTTCTTGGATTAATTTTACTTACCTGCAACCTTTGACCAGGTCTCTGGGCCTGATGCCTTGACAAATATAACTAATCCTAGATGTCACCAGCCttgtggctgctcctgcacacaCAAGAGCTGAACACACATTCAGAGACTTTGCTCAGACCTTGGCTGTAGAAATTTCTGTATAGTTGTGTTCAGCTGTTGTATATGTCCCAGATAATACTCAGAGTCAACATAAGATACTTTTAAAGACTTACCTACGAGGATGTTATCCTTGGCTAACAGCCTTCAGCCTTAAACCTTGCACAGACTGAGGGAAGAGGAGGGTTATTGGAGATAACTATATCTGCTTTTTGGCCTCTGTGGCTTTGCCAGACCTTGAGGGGTACATGAGAAAGGGTTTATCCACTTCTTAAAATATGAGCTAATTCACTCTCTGTTTAATGTCATTTTTCACCGGTAATTTCAGTGTAGAGAGAAGCAGGTTTTATAAAGAATTGCAGTTGAAGCTCCTTTGAAACACTGCTCTCTGAAAAAATCAGAGCAGATAAAGGTCCTAGCTTATTTCCCTTTCACGGATGTAGTGCACAGAAAGTACCACGCTGGCTTTGGCAGCTGAGCTGCCAAGTCAAGTGTCTGGTACCACAGTGCTTTGTTTCAAGtgctgcccagtgcctcctgcataaaAGCAAAGCACTGGCCTGAGGCTGCCAGCCATTCACACTCCTCCCACTAGAGGAGGCCCGGAAGCATTCAGTGCCCtaaagagaggaagaaattttCTGTGAAGTCCTTTCTCAGAGTTCTTGGTTGTTTTTCCAGCTCCGAAATTTGTAATTGCAACAAGCAAAGAACCTTTCACTGTGATGCCCTTTACAGCCCTTGCCAGGGTTTATTTCCCAGGGAGGGCCTTGTGTGACAGGCTGTTTTGTATTCTCTCCCCTGCAGATCCTGACAAAAAGGGAGATCTAAATTTACTCCTCACTTGAAAGACatgtgttaatatttttttctttaagttgattggtttgttgttttctttccccccaCCCAGGTTTGTGCAAGGGAAGGTGGAGGccattctgctgccagcagcaccttgCAGAAGTGTTCCAGAATTAATAGAAGTACGAAAAACCTTGTGGCATGTCAGATCTTCCCGCCAAATGCTGCTGTTACTGGCTTCACTGTTATCAGCTACTTAGATCGTCTCCTGCAGTCGGCAAAATTCAGGAGCTGTAAGGACAGCTCATATTTACCTGATGCGTCATCAGCTCCCATAGATGAACCTCTCAGTGAGCTCAGCAGCTTGTCTAGCCTGAGCAGGAGCTCCTGTTTTGTTCAGTCTAGTGGCAGGGAAAGTTTTTTAGGGTGCTGGCAGCAATCCTTAGGTCTGACTTCATCTGTTGCTTGGGTAACAGTGGAAGACTTTCCCACTCTGGAAGTGGGAAAGCTGGTGAGTGAACAGCAGGAACAAGAGGAGAAGCCTGTCTCTGTAGAATTGGGCAGTGTAAGCCTCAACAATCAAACTCTTTGGGACTCACAGTTTCTGATCTCTTCTGTGAAGGAAGGGGATAAAGAGCAGGATAATGAATCGAGTTCACAGCTTAGTTGTACTGATGGTATCTCTGCAACTGATAAATTGGAGAGAGTTTCCTCTTCAAACACCAAATGTTCACATGGAAACAGTTCCAAGTTGTTACAACATCCCTTGGAACCTGAGGTAAAAAACAATTACCCAAAAACTGATAGTAGAGATTATTGTTACGCAGAAAAATCCCACAATGCCCTTGTTTGCAAGAGAGATGCCTCAGCTCCCAATCACGTAAACGTAGCTGGAGTGTCTCAGAGGGACTCTGTGCTTTGGGAAGAACTCCCATTCTCAGAAAGCCTAAATGAATTGTTAGCCAGAATAGAGGATGGCAGGAGTGTTGTAACATCACCCACCCTTGATGCAGGCAAACTTGTCCATCTTGAAAGTAGCAAGTTAGGTGTAAATCTTAAGAAATCATATTCCAAGCAAGCTGTAGGTGATTTGCCTGCAGCCAGTGTCTCAGGGAGGCTCTTGCCACCAGCAAGGAATGACAGCTGGGAGACCACAGTTTTTGCTTGTCTTCAGTCAAATGCAAACCCTCCAAGTGATGTCTCACAATATGAATCTTCCCCTAGTGATTTATCTTCAACCCTCACAGAAGGTGGAGCATCCTCACCAGTTACACCAGAgccttctgtttctcagagcaGATATGTGCAGTCCAAAGAAGCAAATAATGACCCTGCAGATTCATCTTGGTCTTTTATTAGGCTGCATGGAGAAACCTCCTGTTTAAAAAAGAGCAAGACAGCCCCCTGTGTGCATTCTGCTTGTGAAAGCTGTTTAGCTTCttgtgaaaataaagaaaactatTCTACACCAAGCCAAAAAACAGATCTTACACTCACAGGGGGCCAGGTCGCTGATCCACCAATTCCCAACAATGCAAGAAGT includes:
- the DDIAS gene encoding DNA damage-induced apoptosis suppressor protein, with protein sequence MKSVQGLLAASVISIQNSCFIYPACQNCFSRLILDSRRFICLKCGCTGEAKDASYRYRLSLKIADTNDLFDITVFGSCLDPFFGVTAENLQRYIQDFNQLSGETNTESTTRALVQAVETCFIGKRFIFGVKVCAREGGGHSAASSTLQKCSRINRSTKNLVACQIFPPNAAVTGFTVISYLDRLLQSAKFRSCKDSSYLPDASSAPIDEPLSELSSLSSLSRSSCFVQSSGRESFLGCWQQSLGLTSSVAWVTVEDFPTLEVGKLVSEQQEQEEKPVSVELGSVSLNNQTLWDSQFLISSVKEGDKEQDNESSSQLSCTDGISATDKLERVSSSNTKCSHGNSSKLLQHPLEPEVKNNYPKTDSRDYCYAEKSHNALVCKRDASAPNHVNVAGVSQRDSVLWEELPFSESLNELLARIEDGRSVVTSPTLDAGKLVHLESSKLGVNLKKSYSKQAVGDLPAASVSGRLLPPARNDSWETTVFACLQSNANPPSDVSQYESSPSDLSSTLTEGGASSPVTPEPSVSQSRYVQSKEANNDPADSSWSFIRLHGETSCLKKSKTAPCVHSACESCLASCENKENYSTPSQKTDLTLTGGQVADPPIPNNARSIYKRELKPLTELPDNTFKSVSRKELQWNNILPEGRYNASADLFDASVRDVAKPVEFLNKSCNSLIQEDTLTEKVTAESVLSPGGVPCYSSKLSSSLPRSPRAFSKHSTPVTYSFWDSECSSVCAQDFVPYSQSTPMTKPLQKLWPVGERSSFITLFTPKNPTKIHSKCKRSRSSFQNTLLQQLTSKVVKRERPRNRKDKDSGSSASQKFMSSQLPASLEEWIPASSNKGLKPTASLDFKAVSCAADLQSTCGHTGSNPISESRKNGENDESLIQNERISPGDRAKILTTPLSASVTKTLFLNDPVLKTCSPSERENHLSGGNYSGVVLERPTVWSPELFLQARTPFTKKPEY